A window from Pongo abelii isolate AG06213 chromosome 6, NHGRI_mPonAbe1-v2.0_pri, whole genome shotgun sequence encodes these proteins:
- the LOC100455406 gene encoding large ribosomal subunit protein uL11-like, translating to MPPKFDPNEIKVVYLRCTGGGVGATSALAPKIGPLGLSPKKVGDDIAKATGDWKGLRITVKPTIQNRQAQIEVVPSVSALIIKALKEPPRDRKKQKNIKHSGNITFDEIVNIARQMRHRSLARELSGTIKEILGTAQSVGCNVDGRHPDDISSGAVECPAS from the coding sequence ATGCCGCCGAAGTTCGACCCCAACGAGATCAAAGTCGTATACCTGAGGTGCACCGGAGGTGGAGTCGGTGCCACTTCTGCCCTGGCCCCCAAGATCGGCCCCCTgggtctgtctccaaaaaaggttGGTGATGACATTGCCAAGGCAACGGGTGACTGGAAGGGCCTGAGGATTACAGTGAAACCGACCATTCAGAACAGACAGGCCCAGATTGAGGTGGTGCCTTCTGTCTCTGCCCTGATCATCAAAGCCCTCAAGGAACcaccaagagacagaaagaaacagaaaaacattaaacacagTGGGAATATCACTTTTGATGAGATCGTCAACATTGCTCGACAGATGCGGCACCGATCCTTAGCCAGAGAACTCTCTGGAACCATTAAAGAGATCCTGGGGACTGCCCAGTCTGTGGGCTGTAATGTTGATGGCCGCCACCCAGATGACATCAGTAGTGGTGCTGTGGAATGCCCAGCCAGTTaa